The proteins below come from a single Chryseobacterium bernardetii genomic window:
- a CDS encoding PD-(D/E)XK nuclease family protein, translating to MKFLNKIIHELLAQNPDLSEFNIILPGKRPIVFIRQILEENNYSGFLPNFFTIEELINTIADKQVIQGIPLWLFSFDVYRSLNLIPRDSFSDFLKWFPTLQKDWDDILKFSDSDQAVLQYMFDEERIKEWAQNLGEDDDVPRKKFLNFWQNMNVFLPELKSRLKEKNWATSGMIHEAAKASISDFAKNTSEQFVFCGFNAFTPVEEKLVRSLLQWNKAQCFFQADRYYFNDERQEAGKFLRSHKTWKEFDDNRAFQWIEDDFNQPKKIKVYEVSGNVTQTKVLPEIFKEINNKTYSNTAVVLLDENLLPASLDVMHGVDNLNITMGFPLKNLSFSNAVKRLFYLQKQLEKNKTSYYYRDVFPILEELPKSAKDELIINEFKTKIEERNIVYISKKLLNELLGELSYFGLLQKAVSTTAYLDLLISFCHQVKWLEIDDIQYENVSHFENAFRIIKNQLTPYNIEIRMETLEILINQHINSESIDFQGEPLRGLQIMGLLETRLLNFENVILLSVNEGKLPLGNSQNTYIPFDIRRFFDLHTFLENDSIYAYHFYRLIQDAKNVHLLYNALSSGVNTGEKSRFITQIEMESSHEIEHLIIENSSEPIITKPIEIPKTQTVMERLQKWKERVSASHLTSYLYNPIDFYLSKILNTSESDEIEEELSVKNYGNLVHYSLQEVYEVLKGKILKESDLEKSIKAIDKYIDIAIEKLKHQPEFYEKGMNYIHKAIAKKVIANVLNHDLDLIRQGNTLEIIDIERRFENVEFYLDGKDKISFLGFIDRIDKLNGTLRIIDYKTAKIKNLNVKIDEDNVEKYFHNSDRKQALQLCIYHYVVQHLPEFWGYPIETGIWSFAEAKKGMVPLVFDKGDIDDAMRSVKSLILEILNPDINFVETVKSY from the coding sequence TTGAAATTCCTCAATAAGATCATTCACGAATTGTTGGCGCAAAACCCGGACTTATCTGAGTTTAATATCATTCTGCCCGGAAAACGTCCGATTGTATTTATCAGACAAATCCTTGAAGAAAACAATTATTCAGGGTTTCTTCCCAACTTTTTTACCATTGAGGAACTGATTAATACGATTGCAGATAAGCAGGTAATACAGGGAATTCCGCTATGGCTTTTTTCATTTGATGTATACAGAAGCCTGAATCTGATCCCAAGGGATAGTTTTTCTGACTTTTTGAAATGGTTCCCAACACTGCAGAAGGATTGGGACGATATTCTGAAGTTTTCAGACAGTGACCAGGCGGTCCTGCAATATATGTTTGATGAGGAGAGAATTAAAGAATGGGCGCAGAATCTTGGCGAGGATGATGATGTACCCAGAAAAAAGTTCCTTAATTTCTGGCAGAATATGAATGTTTTTCTTCCTGAACTAAAAAGCAGGCTAAAGGAAAAGAACTGGGCAACCTCAGGAATGATCCACGAGGCTGCTAAAGCAAGTATCTCTGATTTTGCGAAGAATACCTCAGAGCAGTTTGTATTCTGCGGATTTAACGCCTTTACGCCAGTTGAAGAAAAACTGGTTAGAAGTCTTCTGCAGTGGAACAAAGCTCAATGCTTCTTTCAGGCAGACCGTTATTACTTTAATGACGAAAGACAGGAAGCCGGAAAATTCCTTAGAAGCCATAAAACATGGAAGGAGTTTGATGATAACAGAGCTTTTCAGTGGATTGAAGACGATTTTAATCAACCTAAAAAGATCAAGGTGTATGAAGTTTCCGGAAATGTAACACAAACCAAAGTGCTGCCGGAAATTTTTAAAGAAATAAACAATAAAACCTATTCTAATACAGCAGTAGTGCTGCTGGATGAGAATCTTCTTCCTGCAAGTCTGGATGTGATGCATGGTGTAGACAACCTGAATATCACAATGGGATTTCCATTGAAGAATCTGTCTTTCTCCAATGCTGTAAAAAGACTTTTTTACCTTCAGAAACAGCTGGAAAAAAATAAGACTTCATACTATTACAGAGATGTATTTCCTATTCTTGAGGAGCTTCCGAAATCAGCTAAGGATGAACTGATTATTAATGAATTTAAAACAAAAATAGAAGAAAGAAATATTGTATATATCTCTAAAAAGCTTTTAAATGAGCTTCTGGGAGAACTGTCTTATTTTGGACTTCTTCAAAAGGCTGTAAGTACAACTGCTTATCTGGATCTTCTTATTTCATTCTGCCATCAGGTAAAATGGCTCGAAATTGATGATATACAGTATGAAAACGTTTCTCACTTCGAGAATGCCTTCAGGATAATTAAGAACCAACTGACTCCTTACAATATTGAGATCAGGATGGAAACACTGGAGATCCTCATCAATCAGCACATCAACTCTGAGAGCATTGATTTTCAGGGTGAACCATTGAGAGGTTTACAGATTATGGGACTTCTGGAGACACGTCTTCTTAATTTTGAAAATGTGATCCTGTTATCGGTTAATGAAGGAAAACTTCCATTGGGAAATTCCCAGAATACTTATATTCCTTTTGACATCAGAAGGTTTTTTGATCTTCATACTTTCCTGGAAAATGACAGTATTTATGCTTATCATTTTTACAGGCTGATTCAGGATGCAAAGAATGTTCACCTTCTGTATAATGCACTAAGTTCAGGAGTGAATACCGGCGAAAAAAGCCGTTTTATTACCCAGATTGAAATGGAAAGCTCCCATGAGATTGAACACCTGATTATTGAAAATTCCTCAGAACCCATCATTACAAAACCTATAGAGATTCCCAAGACGCAAACGGTAATGGAAAGGCTTCAGAAATGGAAGGAAAGAGTATCCGCTTCCCACCTTACCAGTTATCTTTACAACCCCATTGATTTTTACTTATCGAAAATCCTGAATACTTCGGAATCAGACGAAATTGAAGAAGAATTATCGGTTAAAAATTATGGAAACTTAGTTCATTATTCACTTCAAGAAGTTTATGAAGTGTTAAAAGGTAAGATTTTAAAAGAAAGCGATTTAGAGAAATCAATTAAAGCAATAGATAAATATATAGATATTGCGATTGAGAAGCTGAAACACCAGCCGGAATTCTATGAAAAAGGGATGAATTACATCCACAAAGCCATTGCAAAAAAGGTGATTGCAAATGTCCTTAATCATGACTTGGATCTGATCAGGCAAGGAAATACATTAGAGATTATTGACATCGAAAGAAGGTTTGAAAATGTGGAGTTTTATCTTGACGGAAAAGATAAAATTTCATTCTTAGGATTTATTGACAGGATTGATAAACTGAACGGAACTTTAAGGATTATTGATTATAAAACAGCTAAAATCAAGAACCTGAATGTAAAAATTGATGAGGATAATGTAGAAAAATATTTCCATAACAGTGACCGAAAACAGGCATTGCAACTTTGTATTTACCATTATGTGGTGCAGCACCTTCCTGAATTCTGGGGATATCCAATTGAAACAGGTATCTGGAGCTTTGCTGAAGCTAAAAAGGGAATGGTTCCCCTTGTCTTCGATAAAGGAGATATTGATGATGCCATGAGGTCTGTTAAAAGCCTTATTCTTGAAATCCTGAACCCGGATATCAACTTTGTGGAAACTGTAAAGTCTTACTAA
- a CDS encoding T9SS type A sorting domain-containing protein — protein MKKITTFLIGLTTPFYFAQQAGDVVSSELKLDLTPQGVVNFIANNLGKQNAPDFVSYLNGFNVGLKGYKITYYTKNENNVLVKATGLLMYPNVNMKLSTVVSDHGTTDSRYNVPSHFKGTLTAGFVVELSYVLNGYILMAPDYVGMGDGEGVHPYVDYATEAGATIDFVTAANKVLAQLGVKRYDEYFLAGYSQGAHAAMSTLKRLNVSNPGNLQFKYAYMGDGPYDMSETTLKKGVLEKDIYPFSSFLANVLHSCNNTGYKTYTNDISEVISAEYLDQYNYHVVQDNGGLLWGPFIWRKLFTTNFINEVTNNPSHKFRQCLKPKDVYDWYNKTPMTLGHSTVDLAIPPENTSKTIDVQHGYYAWWDLNKYKLDSFYWGPIGHVGGIIPFVLASNAKFNTLRSGGLFNQWAALGSVFGKQSTEPSLESKTSTLFLSQIKPDLGNMQLVEVADFNKEKASSRSANDHSLAALKDGVYLLKVSENSKEKMLPYIRITPKEIAENEIVQSENNAVLKLKIDENELSAVHIFDENKDLVKTVSKDQYEENGGISLKDLDTQKYTFEIITPYYNLQFSKNLGNSKLENSTDIFAQNRQIKARSDNDIKNISIYSVSGALIYQQAVKSQQFESGHMEPGVYVVQMSLSNGKTINKKVKL, from the coding sequence ATGAAGAAAATCACAACTTTTTTAATAGGACTCACCACTCCATTTTACTTCGCTCAACAGGCAGGTGATGTAGTAAGTTCCGAACTGAAACTGGATTTAACACCGCAGGGAGTTGTTAATTTCATTGCCAATAATCTTGGTAAACAAAATGCTCCTGATTTTGTAAGCTACCTGAATGGTTTCAATGTAGGTTTAAAAGGATATAAAATAACCTATTACACCAAAAATGAAAACAACGTCCTTGTAAAAGCAACCGGGCTTTTGATGTATCCTAATGTTAACATGAAACTTTCCACAGTAGTTTCAGATCATGGAACTACCGACAGCAGATATAATGTTCCTTCACATTTCAAAGGGACTCTAACAGCCGGATTCGTTGTGGAACTTTCTTATGTACTCAACGGTTATATTTTAATGGCTCCTGACTATGTTGGGATGGGAGACGGAGAAGGTGTACATCCTTATGTAGATTATGCTACTGAAGCAGGAGCTACTATCGATTTTGTTACTGCAGCCAATAAAGTATTAGCCCAATTAGGAGTAAAGCGTTATGATGAATACTTCCTGGCGGGCTATTCTCAGGGAGCGCACGCAGCCATGTCTACTTTAAAAAGACTGAATGTTTCCAATCCCGGTAACCTGCAATTCAAATACGCTTATATGGGTGACGGCCCTTATGATATGTCAGAAACCACTTTAAAAAAAGGTGTTTTAGAAAAGGATATTTACCCGTTCAGCTCATTCCTTGCCAATGTTCTTCACAGTTGCAACAATACCGGATATAAAACGTATACTAATGATATTTCAGAAGTTATTTCTGCAGAATATCTTGATCAATATAACTATCATGTTGTTCAGGACAACGGCGGTTTACTATGGGGGCCATTTATATGGAGAAAACTATTCACAACCAATTTCATCAATGAGGTCACCAACAACCCTAGCCATAAATTCAGACAATGTCTGAAGCCTAAAGACGTATACGACTGGTATAATAAAACACCTATGACTTTAGGCCATTCTACTGTTGATCTTGCCATTCCGCCGGAAAATACCTCCAAAACTATTGATGTACAGCATGGTTATTACGCATGGTGGGATCTGAACAAGTATAAACTCGATTCTTTCTACTGGGGCCCTATCGGGCATGTAGGTGGTATTATCCCATTTGTTCTTGCTTCTAATGCCAAGTTTAATACCTTAAGAAGTGGCGGATTGTTTAATCAATGGGCTGCTTTGGGATCTGTTTTTGGGAAACAGTCTACAGAACCTTCACTGGAATCAAAAACTTCTACTCTATTTTTATCTCAGATAAAACCTGATCTTGGAAATATGCAGTTGGTTGAAGTTGCTGATTTCAATAAAGAAAAAGCAAGCAGCAGATCTGCAAACGACCATAGCCTGGCAGCTTTAAAAGATGGTGTATATCTGTTGAAAGTATCAGAAAACAGTAAGGAAAAAATGCTTCCATACATCAGAATCACACCTAAAGAAATCGCTGAAAATGAAATTGTACAATCTGAAAACAATGCAGTTTTAAAATTAAAAATTGATGAGAATGAGCTTTCAGCAGTTCATATTTTTGATGAAAATAAAGATCTGGTTAAAACCGTTTCCAAAGACCAATATGAGGAAAACGGAGGCATCAGCCTTAAGGATCTGGATACTCAGAAATACACATTCGAAATAATTACCCCCTATTATAACCTGCAGTTCAGTAAGAACCTTGGAAACAGTAAACTGGAAAACAGCACAGATATTTTTGCGCAGAACAGACAGATCAAAGCCAGATCTGATAATGATATTAAAAACATCAGTATATACAGTGTTTCCGGGGCTTTGATTTACCAGCAGGCAGTAAAATCCCAACAATTCGAATCAGGCCATATGGAACCTGGAGTATATGTAGTACAAATGTCTCTTTCCAATGGAAAAACAATCAATAAAAAAGTCAAACTTTAG
- the rsmG gene encoding 16S rRNA (guanine(527)-N(7))-methyltransferase RsmG, producing MSTSLLLKYFPDLTETQLEQFAKLETLYNEWNEKINVISRKDMESLYEKHILHSLGIAKVMEFAPGTKVLDIGTGGGFPGIPLAILFPETQFTLIDSIGKKISVVNAVAEGVGLKNVTAIHGRAEKLKEKFHFIVSRAVTQMPEFLRWLKGKFEKEQFNPKHNGILYLKGGDLAEELAGLKCEIFNLKHYFDEEFFDTKKVVYVSKGNFNS from the coding sequence ATGTCTACATCGTTACTATTAAAATATTTTCCGGATCTTACTGAAACACAGTTGGAGCAGTTTGCAAAACTTGAAACCCTGTACAATGAATGGAATGAAAAGATCAATGTAATTTCCAGAAAAGATATGGAATCTTTGTATGAAAAGCATATTCTTCACTCGTTGGGAATTGCAAAAGTGATGGAATTTGCTCCGGGAACAAAAGTATTGGATATCGGAACCGGCGGCGGTTTTCCAGGGATTCCATTGGCAATCCTGTTTCCTGAAACACAATTTACCCTGATTGATTCTATTGGAAAGAAAATTAGTGTGGTAAATGCTGTTGCAGAGGGAGTTGGATTGAAAAATGTAACAGCAATCCACGGAAGAGCTGAAAAATTAAAAGAAAAATTCCATTTTATTGTTAGCAGAGCAGTAACTCAGATGCCTGAATTTTTAAGATGGCTGAAAGGTAAATTTGAAAAAGAACAGTTTAATCCTAAGCATAACGGAATTTTATATTTAAAAGGCGGAGATCTGGCGGAAGAACTTGCCGGCCTTAAATGTGAAATTTTCAACCTGAAACACTATTTTGATGAAGAGTTTTTTGATACTAAAAAAGTGGTTTATGTATCAAAAGGTAATTTTAATTCCTGA
- a CDS encoding patatin-like phospholipase family protein, translated as MKKFLILGTVIFSLFLKSQQINDSLNIRLQNVTKDTKFGLALSGGGAKGFAHIGILKMIDSLGIKVDYITGTSMGGILGGLYAMGYNADQLKKTIYKVDWNRILSNKIPYSKVNISEKDEYDKYILEFPVVKGKPTLPSSYIEGQYMGEVLNTLTFNAKHINDFSKLRIPVELTSSDIENGGLIMQKKGSLPLAIRATLAIPAAFAPVYIDGKLLVDGGLDRNYPANEVRQMGADFVIGGYTGFRLFTKKEIENPMKMIYQTHAIRSVEDFKHQKALSNILVDFVDPLGDITTKDFARFRKIIKIGEIEARRHLPEFVALAEAQKKLGIKYDHEMIEEVKLPTTKFTFSEEDGTPLTDEVEIAVIKNELGLTEGKYYDVKTVNEAIDRVFGVRQYEKVYYTYTRDGEGLVMNIFVKKAKKGAFKLALHYDTEQSVGIIVNYTYRNILANRSRFLATIDISERFKARLAYQRFLGSGDHWWIDLEAKMIHLKSNDLTFKILGYDDEGYTTKFPNHMYRNITGKVALNYNINPNAFISLGTEFSAERMYTLLDKVDQAKVDNYSKKLYNHSNFNAFLKFEQNNLNKKYFSTKGNHLQVSSRFYFGDRYELYDLQVVQPQLYPILNPENPDYFLPKNLVSFTLNENFAYPLTRRLAAKVNLFLGSSWGSYKEDTVPYLFLNQKYNLGGSEYNYDLLNPEFNGLRQKELPMNSVAKLGVSFQYRIMKRLYLTPSFSYGKVSEEFSPFNDSFEMFGYGINLGYESLIGPINLNISRNNQLDFSRIYFSIGFKF; from the coding sequence ATGAAAAAATTCCTGATTTTGGGAACTGTCATTTTTTCTCTATTTCTTAAATCCCAACAGATTAACGATTCCCTGAATATCAGATTACAAAATGTAACAAAAGATACAAAATTCGGTTTAGCACTCAGCGGGGGCGGAGCTAAAGGGTTTGCTCACATTGGAATTCTGAAAATGATCGATTCCCTTGGAATTAAGGTAGACTATATCACCGGAACCAGTATGGGCGGTATTTTGGGTGGTTTATATGCAATGGGATATAACGCAGACCAGCTAAAGAAAACCATTTATAAAGTGGACTGGAACAGGATTCTGAGCAATAAGATCCCTTACAGCAAGGTTAATATCAGTGAAAAGGATGAGTATGACAAGTATATTCTGGAGTTTCCGGTTGTTAAAGGGAAACCAACGCTTCCAAGCTCCTATATTGAAGGGCAGTATATGGGAGAAGTTTTAAATACACTGACATTTAACGCGAAACATATCAACGATTTCAGCAAATTAAGAATTCCGGTAGAGCTTACTTCCTCAGACATTGAAAACGGAGGCCTGATTATGCAGAAAAAGGGTTCACTGCCTCTGGCCATTCGGGCTACTTTGGCAATTCCTGCTGCCTTTGCCCCTGTTTATATTGATGGGAAACTGTTGGTGGATGGTGGATTAGACCGGAATTACCCTGCTAATGAAGTTCGGCAGATGGGAGCAGACTTTGTTATTGGTGGTTATACCGGATTCAGGCTTTTTACAAAAAAAGAAATTGAAAACCCTATGAAAATGATCTACCAGACCCATGCCATCCGTTCGGTAGAAGATTTTAAACATCAGAAGGCCTTATCAAACATTCTGGTAGACTTTGTGGATCCTCTGGGAGATATTACTACTAAAGACTTTGCCAGGTTCAGAAAGATTATTAAAATAGGGGAAATTGAAGCCAGAAGGCATCTTCCTGAATTTGTTGCATTGGCAGAAGCTCAAAAAAAGCTGGGGATCAAGTACGATCATGAAATGATTGAAGAAGTAAAGCTGCCCACCACAAAATTCACCTTCAGTGAAGAGGACGGAACCCCGCTTACTGATGAAGTTGAAATTGCAGTCATTAAAAACGAGTTGGGATTAACGGAAGGGAAATATTATGATGTGAAAACTGTTAATGAAGCAATAGACCGGGTTTTTGGGGTGCGTCAATATGAAAAAGTGTATTATACCTATACCAGAGACGGTGAAGGACTTGTGATGAATATTTTCGTTAAAAAAGCTAAAAAAGGAGCCTTTAAACTGGCTCTTCACTATGATACGGAACAATCGGTAGGAATTATTGTGAATTATACTTACAGGAATATTCTGGCTAACAGGTCAAGGTTTTTGGCTACCATTGATATTTCGGAGCGTTTTAAAGCACGGCTGGCATATCAGCGTTTTTTGGGAAGTGGCGATCATTGGTGGATAGACCTTGAAGCTAAAATGATTCATCTTAAAAGTAATGATTTAACCTTCAAGATATTAGGATATGATGATGAGGGTTATACCACAAAGTTTCCGAACCACATGTACAGGAATATTACCGGAAAAGTGGCCTTGAATTATAATATTAATCCGAATGCTTTTATCTCTTTGGGAACAGAATTCAGTGCTGAAAGAATGTATACTTTGCTGGATAAAGTGGATCAGGCAAAAGTAGATAATTATAGTAAAAAGCTTTATAATCACAGTAATTTTAATGCATTTCTGAAATTTGAACAGAATAACCTGAATAAAAAATATTTTTCTACCAAAGGGAATCATCTTCAGGTGAGCTCAAGATTTTATTTCGGTGACCGTTATGAGCTGTATGATCTTCAGGTAGTACAGCCTCAGTTATATCCTATTTTAAATCCTGAAAACCCTGATTATTTTTTACCAAAGAATCTGGTGTCATTTACCCTGAATGAAAATTTTGCCTATCCACTGACGAGGCGGCTGGCTGCCAAGGTTAATCTTTTCCTGGGAAGCAGTTGGGGTTCATATAAAGAAGATACAGTGCCTTACCTTTTCCTGAATCAAAAATATAATTTAGGGGGAAGTGAATACAATTATGATTTGTTAAATCCTGAGTTCAATGGTCTTCGTCAGAAAGAATTACCTATGAATTCTGTGGCAAAACTGGGGGTGTCCTTTCAGTACAGAATTATGAAAAGGTTATACTTAACGCCTTCTTTTAGCTATGGGAAAGTAAGCGAAGAGTTTTCTCCTTTCAATGACAGTTTTGAGATGTTTGGTTATGGGATAAATCTTGGGTATGAATCTCTGATTGGCCCAATCAACCTTAATATTTCAAGAAATAACCAACTTGATTTTTCCAGAATATATTTCAGTATTGGATTTAAGTTTTAA
- a CDS encoding DUF922 domain-containing protein gives MKLISVFCLLTANVMFGQKIIWQEGQKLVWDNFKSPVNRKNNPDVAAYTNCGWEYSVVKSSNPKSSVKIEIKTVFNEDKSWKDVKKINDYILLHEQKHFDIAELFVRKFRKSVAEKIRNSGDYDRLFKSIYNTISNEYKNYQMVYDRETRHGMNETKQAEYNTAISQELENLKSYQNP, from the coding sequence ATGAAATTGATTTCCGTATTCTGCCTGTTGACGGCTAATGTGATGTTTGGGCAGAAGATTATCTGGCAGGAGGGGCAGAAGCTGGTATGGGATAATTTTAAAAGTCCTGTTAACAGAAAAAATAATCCGGATGTAGCGGCGTATACAAATTGTGGCTGGGAGTATTCCGTGGTGAAATCAAGCAACCCGAAGTCATCGGTAAAAATTGAAATAAAGACTGTTTTCAACGAAGATAAATCCTGGAAAGATGTTAAAAAGATCAATGATTATATTTTGCTGCATGAGCAGAAGCATTTTGATATTGCGGAACTCTTTGTAAGGAAATTCAGGAAATCCGTTGCTGAAAAGATCAGGAATTCCGGTGATTATGACAGATTATTTAAATCTATTTATAATACCATATCCAACGAATATAAAAACTACCAGATGGTCTATGACAGGGAAACCCGTCATGGGATGAACGAAACAAAACAGGCAGAATACAATACTGCCATCTCTCAAGAATTAGAAAACCTTAAAAGTTATCAGAACCCTTGA
- a CDS encoding acyl-CoA dehydrogenase family protein has product MSYYPLTSIPDYYGIDALLTEEHKLIRQSIRDWVESFVMPQIDQAAQNHTDLPGLMRELGKIGALGPYIPVEYGGSGLDQISYGLIMQELERGDSAVRSAASVQSSLVMFPINEFGSEEQKKKYLPKLAAGEMIGSFGLTEPNHGSDPGSMETYFKDMGDHYLLNGAKMWITNSPLCDIAVVWAKNEEGKVQGLIVERGMEGFTTPETHNKWSLRASKTGELVFNNVKVPKENLLPGVTGLKGPLSCLNSARYGISWGVIGAAIDCYCTAVQYSKERKQFGKPIGSYQLQQKKLAEFLTEITKAQLLCLQLGNLKNAHKATPAQISMAKRNNVKMAIDIARESRQILGGMGIMGEFPMMRHAANLESVITYEGTHDVHLLITGLDITGINAF; this is encoded by the coding sequence ATGTCATATTATCCTCTTACAAGCATCCCTGATTATTATGGAATTGATGCTTTACTTACTGAAGAACACAAACTGATCCGCCAATCTATCAGAGACTGGGTTGAAAGTTTTGTAATGCCGCAGATAGACCAGGCAGCGCAAAATCATACTGACCTTCCTGGCCTGATGAGAGAATTAGGGAAAATCGGAGCATTAGGTCCGTATATCCCGGTTGAGTATGGAGGTTCCGGATTAGACCAGATTTCTTATGGTCTTATCATGCAGGAGTTGGAAAGAGGAGATTCTGCAGTGCGTTCTGCCGCTTCAGTACAAAGCTCTTTGGTAATGTTTCCTATTAATGAATTCGGTTCCGAGGAACAGAAAAAGAAATACCTTCCCAAACTGGCTGCTGGAGAAATGATCGGTTCTTTTGGATTAACGGAGCCTAACCATGGTTCAGATCCTGGTTCTATGGAAACTTATTTTAAAGATATGGGAGACCATTATCTTTTGAATGGCGCTAAAATGTGGATTACCAACTCTCCACTTTGCGATATTGCCGTAGTATGGGCAAAAAATGAGGAAGGAAAAGTACAGGGGTTAATTGTTGAAAGAGGAATGGAAGGATTCACGACTCCGGAAACACACAATAAATGGAGCTTAAGAGCATCTAAAACAGGAGAATTGGTATTCAACAATGTAAAAGTTCCGAAAGAAAATTTACTTCCCGGAGTTACAGGACTGAAAGGGCCATTGTCTTGTCTGAACTCTGCCAGATATGGAATTTCATGGGGAGTAATAGGAGCAGCTATTGACTGCTATTGTACAGCTGTTCAGTATTCTAAAGAAAGAAAGCAGTTTGGAAAGCCAATAGGTTCTTATCAGCTTCAACAAAAAAAACTGGCTGAATTTTTAACTGAGATCACAAAAGCTCAATTATTATGTCTTCAGTTAGGAAATCTTAAAAATGCTCATAAAGCCACTCCTGCACAAATCTCAATGGCTAAACGTAACAACGTGAAAATGGCTATCGATATTGCAAGAGAATCAAGACAGATTCTTGGAGGTATGGGTATCATGGGAGAATTCCCTATGATGAGACACGCTGCCAATCTGGAATCTGTAATTACTTATGAAGGCACTCACGATGTTCATTTGTTAATCACCGGTTTAGATATTACAGGTATCAACGCATTCTAA
- a CDS encoding NUDIX hydrolase, translated as MKIKDTKSKQTLQELIDTKDFVSHISVDCTIFGFHNNILKVLLLKYHDLDLWSLPGGFVFNDEDLREAAERVLYERTHLKDLFLKQFHTFGRIDRTENNVHQILLRNKGIEVPEDHWIFQRFITVGYCSLIDFSLTNTFPDAFNESCEWFEVNNLPKMAFDHDRIIETGLEYLRMNINTEVAASNLLPEKFTMKDLQALYETILGQKFRRNNFQRKILSLNILDRLEKLYDGSANKAPYLYTFKTKVHNATNQYPISNDEEV; from the coding sequence ATGAAAATCAAAGACACAAAAAGTAAACAAACACTTCAGGAACTGATCGATACAAAGGATTTTGTTTCTCATATTTCTGTAGACTGCACAATATTCGGCTTTCATAATAATATCCTGAAAGTACTGTTATTAAAATACCATGATCTGGATCTATGGTCACTTCCGGGTGGTTTTGTTTTTAATGATGAAGACCTGCGGGAAGCTGCAGAAAGGGTCTTGTATGAGCGGACGCATCTTAAGGATCTGTTCTTAAAACAATTCCATACATTCGGAAGAATTGACCGTACGGAAAATAATGTTCACCAGATCCTGCTTAGAAATAAAGGAATTGAAGTGCCGGAAGACCACTGGATCTTCCAAAGGTTTATTACAGTAGGCTATTGCAGCCTTATTGATTTTTCACTGACAAATACTTTTCCGGATGCCTTTAATGAAAGCTGCGAATGGTTTGAAGTAAATAATCTTCCCAAAATGGCATTCGACCATGACAGAATTATAGAAACCGGACTGGAGTACCTGAGAATGAATATCAATACTGAAGTTGCAGCCAGCAATCTTCTTCCTGAAAAATTTACAATGAAGGATCTTCAGGCGCTTTATGAAACTATTTTAGGACAGAAATTCAGGAGAAATAATTTCCAGCGAAAAATTTTAAGCCTCAATATCCTTGACAGGCTGGAAAAACTATATGATGGTTCTGCCAACAAAGCTCCTTACCTGTATACATTCAAGACCAAAGTACATAATGCCACTAATCAGTATCCTATCTCCAATGATGAGGAGGTTTAA